The bacterium sequence GTTAATGACCCTCTGGGTTATCTTTTGGGACTCCAAAATGTCAAGAGAAACAAAAAGATGGCAAGAAATGAGGTAACACAATGCCACGCACCGTAAATATAGCCTTAAGTTCTACGCAACGCTCTCCCCTATTCTCCATCCCAAAGCTTCGGATTTTACTTGACACGAGTAGCGACTGGTTAGCGTTTTTCGCCCAGTGAGGTTGAGGAGTCAGTTATAGTGACTTCGCCTCTTCTTTTTTCAACCGCTTTGATGGTAAGGATACCACTTTGCGGCTTTCAAGTTTTTCTGCCGCTTTTAGATTATCGTAAATAGCTTTGAGGTCATAGCCAAATCTTGCAGCATGCTCCTGACGAGCTCTCCTTACTTCTTCAACAATAGGATCTTTCCACATTTTTACTCTCCCATGAGTTCTTCCGGTGTACAGATAACCGGAGATACATATCCTTGAGAAATACAAATTGACGTAACAAGAGAACGTATTTCAGCATTTGCTATATGGCGACAATTCCATGTCAAAATATAATCCATTCCGTGGACAGTAGCCAGACTTATATGGAGAGCATCTTCTCTTGCAGTCTCGGGAATATGACCTCCCTGTACAAGTTGATTTGCTAAAATCAATACTTCTTCATTAAGTTTGAGGAGAGGTATTTCTTCCAAAGCATCAAGACGCCTTTGAGCAGCTGCTTTATCTCCAGCTCCTGCCTCACTAATTACCAATTCAGATATGAATATATCAAAATCTTGAAGTCGAGTTTCCCACCATTCCTGTGTGATCTGCTGATGCGCAGCAACAATTATATCCCTACTGGGCTTCGCTGTAAGATAACTGACGATGGTTGTTTCCAAATAGATTTTTGGTTTCATATGCCACCATTCCTGTCTGTGCCACCTAAACACTAACGATAAAGTTCAGGTGCGGCGGGGAGGATTGCCACAAAAGTTTGATAGCAAGATAAAACTTTGAGAGACCACAAAACTCTGACCACGGCACAGTCCCCCAGCGGTCAACTGCAGCGCAGGGTTAGACAAAAGCTCTAATTCGCTGTCTTTTCCTTTTCCTCTGCCTCACCGAATTATTGTGCATTCCACATTCACGGTTTGCCCCTAAAATATCTCTACTTTTAATTATCTTCCACATTAACTTTTTTGTCCATAATTTCTAAAAACTCACTTGGTTTAACAATTTTAATCCCCTTATAAACTTTCAGGTTAAGCAAGTGAATATCACCCGAGACAATATATTTAGCCTTTCCTGCTCTGGCACATTCTAAAAATTTATTATCATCTGGGTCTCCTTTGATTACTTCTATCTTTGGTCCAGGGTTAATAATGGATGAATAAGAACCAATAAGTTGATACCAATAATAGGCAAAATCATCCGTATACCCAAAATCTCTCCGCAGGATTTTTGCCAATTCAGTCAATATTTCTATCGAAGTAATGAGCGTAAATTCTTTATTCTTCCATTTCTTCAAGATAGCATAAGGTTTTCCAGACCATCCTATCGCCGAGATAAGCACATTAGTATCAAGAACAGCCTTTATCAATTCTGAATCATCAGGAGACATTTTCAACTCCACGGTGTCTATGAACTTGTTGACTAATTAGACTCATTACTTCATCTTCTGTCAGCCTTTTATCACCAATTCCTCTTTTTTGACACCACTTTTTAAAATTTTCTCTACCATATTTAATCATCTCATCAAAGTTATCAAAAGAAACATCTTTCATTTCTTTCCATCTTAAGAAATTCACATAATCAATTACTTCCTTTATTCTCTCAATGGAAAGCTCCTGTATCAACTCTAACAGTCTCCTTTCGTATCCAACTAAACTTTTCATTTTAATCATACCTCCTAT is a genomic window containing:
- a CDS encoding putative toxin-antitoxin system toxin component, PIN family; the protein is MSPDDSELIKAVLDTNVLISAIGWSGKPYAILKKWKNKEFTLITSIEILTELAKILRRDFGYTDDFAYYWYQLIGSYSSIINPGPKIEVIKGDPDDNKFLECARAGKAKYIVSGDIHLLNLKVYKGIKIVKPSEFLEIMDKKVNVEDN
- a CDS encoding type II toxin-antitoxin system VapC family toxin, producing MKPKIYLETTIVSYLTAKPSRDIIVAAHQQITQEWWETRLQDFDIFISELVISEAGAGDKAAAQRRLDALEEIPLLKLNEEVLILANQLVQGGHIPETAREDALHISLATVHGMDYILTWNCRHIANAEIRSLVTSICISQGYVSPVICTPEELMGE